A part of Desulfobacter sp. genomic DNA contains:
- a CDS encoding radical SAM protein: protein MCCLADRLLPGKAPSIDLGQYNGNGLDMDDILERRSLLRQLNQTKDIHSCAGCGNLVKQEWHNPSAPFSIITVNASSICNLACSYCHTSNQSVKPEPTGYDIPELFTYMADSGLMAGDATVVWGGGEPTITQGFDSALSLLREKGINQVVCTNGVKFSNPLARELALTDRISLIVSVDAGNRETYCRIKGKDRFKEVWDHIGRYAAVGKVCVKYILYSQNNDEENILRFLNLCRTRGIHKVMLSTENKELNTGTVSEATVNAAGRFIKMATELGLTMDTQFFSTVGERG, encoded by the coding sequence ATGTGTTGTCTGGCGGACCGGCTTCTTCCCGGGAAGGCGCCTTCGATTGATCTGGGGCAATACAATGGAAACGGGCTTGACATGGATGACATTCTGGAGCGCCGTTCCCTCCTCAGACAACTCAACCAGACAAAAGACATCCATTCCTGTGCCGGCTGCGGCAACCTGGTAAAACAGGAGTGGCATAACCCCTCCGCCCCTTTTTCCATTATTACGGTCAATGCGTCATCCATCTGCAACCTGGCCTGTTCTTACTGCCATACATCAAACCAATCCGTCAAACCTGAACCGACGGGCTACGACATTCCGGAACTGTTCACATACATGGCAGATTCGGGGTTGATGGCAGGAGATGCCACAGTGGTCTGGGGAGGCGGGGAGCCCACGATTACACAAGGATTTGACAGCGCCTTATCCCTTCTGAGGGAAAAGGGGATTAATCAGGTCGTATGCACCAATGGGGTGAAGTTCTCAAATCCCCTTGCCAGGGAGTTGGCATTGACGGACCGAATATCCCTGATTGTAAGTGTGGATGCAGGCAACCGTGAAACCTATTGCAGAATAAAGGGAAAAGACAGATTCAAAGAAGTCTGGGATCACATCGGCAGATATGCCGCAGTGGGAAAGGTCTGTGTAAAGTATATTTTATACAGTCAAAACAATGATGAGGAAAATATCCTCCGATTTTTAAACTTGTGCCGTACCCGTGGTATTCATAAGGTGATGCTTTCGACGGAAAATAAGGAACTCAATACCGGAACTGTTTCGGAAGCGACTGTGAACGCCGCCGGCAGATTCATTAAGATGGCCACTGAACTCGGGTTGACAATGGATACCCAGTTCTTTTCAACGGTTGGGGAACGGGGATGA
- a CDS encoding SDR family oxidoreductase yields the protein MSESKEVGMDIKVLVTGWSGFIGRAVTRRLDEKGIKWVPFEGNVLAMEDFRDYGSCSLLLHLAGINRVGDSFEGQQKLINVNLSGTINAVNFALSRKMRFIFAGTCCYGRTNMIPTPESEPVVSHDPYSYSKCSAEAHIQACHRFFGLEGTILRIFNAYGPEQPAGYLIPDIIQKIQDNRLRLFNLTSVRDYIFVEDIADLTAAVIQNPAKGLVTINAGSGTGYSVKDVLGIMFRLMGREVEVETDDREDFIKTSIADVGAAEKMYGWRSRTGIEKGLARVLDAHGLLEDSGLHIDLLRRVGANEVR from the coding sequence ATGAGCGAATCAAAAGAGGTGGGAATGGATATTAAGGTGTTGGTCACCGGATGGTCGGGTTTTATAGGCAGGGCCGTGACAAGGCGGCTGGATGAAAAGGGCATTAAATGGGTGCCCTTTGAGGGCAATGTTTTGGCCATGGAGGATTTCAGGGATTACGGCTCATGCTCCCTATTGCTTCATCTGGCAGGGATCAACCGGGTTGGCGACTCTTTTGAGGGGCAGCAAAAGCTGATCAATGTGAATTTGTCGGGCACCATTAATGCCGTTAACTTTGCGCTGTCCCGGAAAATGCGTTTTATATTTGCCGGCACATGCTGTTATGGCAGGACGAATATGATTCCGACTCCCGAGAGTGAGCCTGTGGTCTCCCATGATCCCTATTCATATTCCAAGTGCTCCGCCGAAGCACATATTCAAGCCTGCCACAGGTTTTTCGGCCTGGAAGGAACCATATTGAGAATATTTAACGCTTACGGGCCGGAACAGCCTGCAGGGTATCTCATTCCGGATATCATTCAGAAAATTCAGGATAACCGCCTGCGGCTATTTAACCTGACCTCGGTCAGGGACTATATTTTTGTGGAGGATATTGCCGATTTGACGGCGGCAGTCATTCAGAATCCAGCTAAAGGACTTGTAACCATTAATGCTGGATCAGGAACCGGATATTCCGTAAAAGATGTCCTCGGTATCATGTTCCGGCTTATGGGGCGGGAGGTTGAAGTGGAAACCGATGACAGGGAAGATTTTATAAAGACAAGCATTGCAGATGTGGGGGCGGCTGAAAAAATGTATGGGTGGCGGAGCCGGACGGGAATTGAGAAAGGGCTGGCCCGCGTGCTGGACGCCCACGGCCTTTTGGAAGATTCGGGTCTCCATATCGACCTTTTAAGGAGAGTCGGTGCGAATGAAGTTCGGTGA